TGGATGGGAATTACCTCAACACACAAGAAGTCGACGAACAAAGAAATGGCAGACACATCAACAGATGCTTGCAATCTGAAATTCAGCTATACTTGCTATAACAATCACACGAAAATTCCGTTGCGTACTACTAGGCGTCAGTGACTCAAGGGACATCAAAGCACACACCAATATAATACACCACACGTCCACACGGCTACGCGTACGCTGCTACATACAAGATGCAACACATGTCAATTGTCATATACGTCGAGGAGCCGGCCGGCTCacccgcgctgctgctgctgccgccgccgccgcctcgccgcggccaccgcgAGCCCGAGCAGGATCAGCGCGGGGGCGACCACCATGCCCAGCCGGAGCCCGCGGCGcctgcctcgccgcggccgtcgccctcctctcccgccgcgcctcctcctgccGTCGCCAGCACCTCCCGGCTCGTCCCCGTCAGAACTGCCATCCTCGCTGCCAGAGCCGCTGCCTGGCGGAGACACTGCAGGTGGGCTCGATTCTTTTGGTGGCTCCTCGACCGGCGGCTCTTGCACCGGTTCTTGGGCCGGCGTCTCCTCCACTGCGGGTTCCTCGGCTGGCGGCTCTTGAACCGGTTCTTCGGCCGGCGGCTCTTGCACGGCGGGCGGCTCAGCCTGTGGCGGCGGCTCTTCCACCGGTTCTTCCGCAGGCGGCTCCTGCGCTGGTTCTTCGGCCGGCGGCTCTTGCACGGGTTCTTCGGCGGGCGGATCAGCCTGTGGCGGCGGCTCTTCCACTGGTTCTTCCGCGGGCGGCTCCTGCACTGGTTCTTCGGCCGGTGGCTTTGATTCCTCGGGTTCCTGCACGACGGCCGGCTCGGGCTTGGACTCCACGTCGCACGGGATGTCCACCGGCGGGTTCGGCACGTCGGCCGGCGGCTCGGGCTCGCGGTGCGGCGGCCCGAGCACCTCGATCGGCGTCTCCACCagcggctccggctcctccggCTCGAACACGACGTCGCACTCGATGTCGACCACCCGCGGCTCGCCCTCGACCTCCACCGCCGTCTCCACGGGCACGTCGCGGtccccctccacctccaccgGCGTCTCCACGGGCACGTCGCgatcctcctccacctccacggACGTCTCCACGGGCACGTCGcggtcctcctccacctccacggACGTCTCCACCGCCACGTCCGTGACCACCGGCACCTCCGTAACCACGGGCAcgtcgcgcggcggcggcggcggctcgggctcgtcctcctccgactcGACGTCGACCCAATCCTCATGCTCCAGCTCGAGGCTGGACGCCTCGTCGCCGAGCTCCAGCTCCATCTCGACGCCGACGTCGTCGCTCTCGCTTCCTTCGCCGGACGACGACTCGCACTCGCCGCCGGAGCACTCGACGTCGAGCCGCGCCtcctcgtccccgccgccgtccggccGCAGCTTGGGCATGATGACGACTAGCAGCCCGTCGTCCTCCTCGAAGCCGACGGAGATCCGGCCCACGTCCACGCCCGGCGGCACGCCGAACACGCGGCGGAACCCGGCCACCACCTGCCGGTGCGCGACCCgcaccctccccgccgccgcctccaccgcgaaCGCATCCTTCCTGGCGCACGCGACGGCgacctccgcgccgcccgcgccgacgCGGACCTCGACCTCATCCTTGGCGTAGCCTGCACGCGCACGCAACAACCGCCCGTTCATCACGCTCTGCATTGCTAGCGGACGCCACTGCAATCGGGTGGAGAGATCGATCTGCGCGTACCAGGGAGGTGGGCGAGGACGAGGAAGGCGGCGCCGGTCTCGGAGGTGGCGAAGGCGAAGTCCTCGCCGGGCGCGGGCGGACAGGCGACTTGCACGGCGAGGTCGAGGTCCATGTCCATGGCGCCCGCCTGGCATatagcggcggcagcggcacgaACGATGATCTGCCATGCTTGCGGGTGGATTCTTGTGGCTTAAACCTCCCGTATCGTGTCTGGACCAAAAATGTGAGCGCGTCTTGAGCCTGGAATTGGGCTGGGCGGCGGGGTGCCTTTGGTAGCACGGATGCGGATGCATTTCTCTCCGGGGTGGGTTTGGAAGAGATGCTCCGGCCAGCGGTGAAGGAAGACTTTAGTTGGTACTCACATGGACAGAGGTGTTAATTTAAATTTCTTCAGTCCTTCAAatcaagttcatctccatgCCTCGAATTGGTCGAATTGACGAAACGTGAGAACTGTTCAAAATTAAGTTCCGTTTGGCACGACTTGACTAGTACTTCCTCGTTTGTCACGGCTTGTGGCTGAAAAACAACAAATCTTTGCAGGCGGCAGGTGAACTGACAAAATGAACTTGCCCATGCCACTGCAGGCTACTCTGAATATTCAGAAACTGCCACGGCATAACAGAGTACCGAGACATTTCAATTTTTCAATAGGCCGCAGGTCACAAGAGACATCACTCTAATGCATCCCCGCGTTGGAATCATCTGAAATGCCCCTATGCTATTAGACAAAGATACTGTCGTTTGCTTGTTAACTAGGAGTATTAGTCAAATCAGTAGAGCAATCATGCATAACTTAAAACAGCCATCAGCTCCCAAGCCGGCCACACATGCATTGAAATTATCAGAAGAGCCTGTTCGGACTAACCAGCAGAGCATCTTATATTTGCAGCACATGCTGCATAATTTTTACAGGCAGATCGACACACATTTCCGTGTCAGTGAACACCCTAAGAAGCCATTGACACGAGCAAATGGCTAGCTACGTCTTGCCATGGCTTTTGCTGCCGTTCATTGTGTTGGCCTCGTCGTGCTGCGgccggagctccgccaccgccgccgccgacctaggggtggtaatgggccatggctctaatggcctcttcacagcccaataaagcccttaaaatttttggttcaaaaatacatatgtttagagtccgacccttttagggcccgatccttagattttctagttcaaaatattaggccctttaccacccctacgccGACCCGATCCTCGGCTTCGCCGCCATCGAGCTCACCGAGGACCGGTTCAAGCTGCACAAGCCGTACGACCTGCCGCCGGAGCAGCGGTACGAGTTCCGCGACGGCGTGCGGCGGATGTGGGTGTTCTGCGACGACAAGCTCCTCAGCCCCGGGAGCCCCACCAAGCCGCGCTCCGAGATCCTCCTAAATGTAAACCCCAAGATCATCATCAATCTTAATTATTACCCATCAACCAGCTAATTGCATTGTGATTTACTTCCTCCAAACCTGTTCGATAATGAATTGTGAACTGCTAATCATttatctctgttttttttttgttttgtgcaGGCGAGGTACACAGCCGGGGTGTGGCAGTTCGAGGGCTACGGCTACGTGCCGGCAGGCACGTCGGGGGTGGCGGTGATGCAGGTGTTCGGCGCATGCGCATCGGGGCGCAACACGACGCTGATGCTGCACGTCTATGGCGGCCGGCTCATGTACTACCACGACGAGGCGcgggtcgtcgacggcgacaTCTACGACCGGTGGTTCCGGCTGAACGTTGTCCACGACGTCGACGCCGGGATGCTCACGGTGTTCATCGACGGAGAGGAGAGGCTCGCCGTCGCAGGCCACGGCGGTTACCGGCACTACTTCAAGTTCGGGGTGTACACGCAGACGGACCCCTCGCACTACATGGAGTCGCGGTGGAGGGATGTCAAGGTATACACCAAGATTTGATGAAAGAGATCTCAACGAGGCTGAAACATTTAATAATGACTTTTGCTAGCTTTTCTCAAAATACTTGATGATCTTTGTGTAATTTTGCATGAACTGATCTGATGATGATTGAAACTGCAATACTACATCATTTGGTTGTCAAGTGATTAACTTAACCAATGGACGGAAGAGCAAGCAAGTTTGAATGTCATgaggcaatacatgttggatcgGATACATGCACAGTACAGAAAAAAGGATAGATGATATAATCTACTAGCTGCCCTGACTCCTGAGAAATATAATGCAACAAGTACATTACTTAGTACATCACCCGTTGATCGAATTGTTAACATTTTTAACCAAGAAGACCAGAAGAAGATCAAACACAAAAGAAAAATTGCTCAAATCGAGAGAATTGATTAGCTGGATCGAACGAGCGTCTCCGCCGTGGATAGCTGCGGCCTAGCAGTAGTATTATTGTCATGCCCTCCTCCTGACCATGGACGTGGCGTTGCCGTCGAAGAGCTCGTCGATGATGGTCTCGACGTCCTCGGCGCTGAGCTTGACGTACTTCTCCGTCTGCCTGCCGGCGCTGAAGTGCTGCGAGAAGCGGCCGAGGAAGGAGCGGTAGGCCggcacgacgacggcggcgatggATACCCTGAGCTCCGACTGCAGCTGCTCGTCGCTGACCACCCACGCCCCCTGCGTCCGGTGGATCTCGTCCATGGCGGCGTTGAACTGCTTGAACCGCTCCTTGAGCACCGGCTTCTGCACGTGCCCCTTCACGGTGAGCACGCCGTCGTCGCGCAGCAGCCCCAGCACGCGGCTCCACGTCTCCCGCTGGTAGTTCTTGTGGTACTGCCGCAGGTTCGTCGACTGCTTCCGCGCCCACGCCTCGCCGAGCATGGCGTTGATCTCCGGCGACCCCCGGATCTTCTGCAGCATGTACCGCCCGTTGTTCATCAGGAAGATGCTGCTCAGCGACGGGTCCTTGTACAGCCGCGACTTAGCCTCCAGGTTCCCGTGCAGCAGCTCCATCACGTCCATGAGCTGCGCCGAGAACGggttgtcgtcgccgccgccgtggcgcccgtGCTCCCGGAACACCTGCTCCAGCGTGCTGTTGTACTCGCACGCGTACTTGAGGTAGTTCATCACGTAGCGGGTCAGCGGGTGCACGGCGCCGCCCGGGACCGGCTGCTTCCCGGCGTCGGCGCGGATCGACCCCTCCAGCTCCTGgaaaatggcggcggcggactcGCTCAGGCGGGCCCGCACGGAGGCGATCTCGGCCTTGAGCTCCGCCAGGGCCGAGGAGCTGCTGCGGTCGGCCGTGCCGGGCTCGTCGGCGGAGAGGAAGGCCTCGATCACCGGGGACGCGTCGCGGACGGCCTCGTACATGTCGAGCACCTTGAAGAGCTTCTCGGCGGCGCGCTTGGTCATGGCCACGGCCTCCGTGAAGCTGAGCATGTGCAGCATCACGCAGCGCGCCAGGTCGGCGAAGATGTCGCGCCCCACGGCGGCGTGCCGGCCGGAGAAGACGCGGGTGCAGAGCTCGTGCTCCGTGGACAGGCCCACGTTGATGGCGTGCCGGAACGCCTTGGTCCACGCCACGATCTCCGCCTCCAGCGCCTCCCACGCCATCTTCACCACGTCGTCCATGTTGGACTTGTCGTACCCGAACCCCTGCAGCGCCGCGTCGAACGCGTTCCGCCGCGCCACCAGGAACATCTGCGTGCAC
The nucleotide sequence above comes from Panicum virgatum strain AP13 chromosome 3K, P.virgatum_v5, whole genome shotgun sequence. Encoded proteins:
- the LOC120700348 gene encoding citrate-binding protein-like produces the protein MAFAAALYHPYADPILGFAAIELTEDRFKLHKPYDLPPEQRYEFRDGVRRMWVFCDDKLLSPGSPTKPRSEILLNARYTAGVWQFEGYGYVPAGTSGVAVMQVFGACASGRNTTLMLHVYGGRLMYYHDEARVVDGDIYDRWFRLNVVHDVDAGMLTVFIDGEERLAVAGHGGYRHYFKFGVYTQTDPSHYMESRWRDVKVYTKI
- the LOC120696794 gene encoding exocyst complex component EXO70B1-like, whose translation is MDSRSQAPYKSSSFSQATTRDDGGRSREVDRNFSLGAVRDKRDLHHGGAREQAIKEEEEPEEGDGAPGGHGGGGDPDLAALSVEIDAFIAGHDADAPVTVTEATLEKFASAVELLIARSEGADDKWAAEAGGEPSPLLAAITRIAALASALGKSPEGGGKHTAAVHRVTGVLHRAMAFLEDEFHALLGGDPCAAKAGIEHESDRCVLPLPPSADHGSAGAGKEAAPPYPPETVDRLRAMADAMIAAGYSTECTQMFLVARRNAFDAALQGFGYDKSNMDDVVKMAWEALEAEIVAWTKAFRHAINVGLSTEHELCTRVFSGRHAAVGRDIFADLARCVMLHMLSFTEAVAMTKRAAEKLFKVLDMYEAVRDASPVIEAFLSADEPGTADRSSSSALAELKAEIASVRARLSESAAAIFQELEGSIRADAGKQPVPGGAVHPLTRYVMNYLKYACEYNSTLEQVFREHGRHGGGDDNPFSAQLMDVMELLHGNLEAKSRLYKDPSLSSIFLMNNGRYMLQKIRGSPEINAMLGEAWARKQSTNLRQYHKNYQRETWSRVLGLLRDDGVLTVKGHVQKPVLKERFKQFNAAMDEIHRTQGAWVVSDEQLQSELRVSIAAVVVPAYRSFLGRFSQHFSAGRQTEKYVKLSAEDVETIIDELFDGNATSMVRRRA
- the LOC120696793 gene encoding fibrous sheath CABYR-binding protein-like — translated: MDMDLDLAVQVACPPAPGEDFAFATSETGAAFLVLAHLPGYAKDEVEVRVGAGGAEVAVACARKDAFAVEAAAGRVRVAHRQVVAGFRRVFGVPPGVDVGRISVGFEEDDGLLVVIMPKLRPDGGGDEEARLDVECSGGECESSSGEGSESDDVGVEMELELGDEASSLELEHEDWVDVESEEDEPEPPPPPRDVPVVTEVPVVTDVAVETSVEVEEDRDVPVETSVEVEEDRDVPVETPVEVEGDRDVPVETAVEVEGEPRVVDIECDVVFEPEEPEPLVETPIEVLGPPHREPEPPADVPNPPVDIPCDVESKPEPAVVQEPEESKPPAEEPVQEPPAEEPVEEPPPQADPPAEEPVQEPPAEEPAQEPPAEEPVEEPPPQAEPPAVQEPPAEEPVQEPPAEEPAVEETPAQEPVQEPPVEEPPKESSPPAVSPPGSGSGSEDGSSDGDEPGGAGDGRRRRGGRGGRRPRRGRRRGLRLGMVVAPALILLGLAVAAARRRRRQQQQRG